In one Aythya fuligula isolate bAytFul2 chromosome 12, bAytFul2.pri, whole genome shotgun sequence genomic region, the following are encoded:
- the LOC116494067 gene encoding cytochrome b-c1 complex subunit Rieske, mitochondrial, producing MLSVAARSGPFAPYLSAAAHAVPGPLKALAPPALRAEKVPLDLRRPLLCRESLSGRAARGGLVASASLNAPATVRCVHNDVTVPDFSAYRRQDVLDATASSQSSSEARKGFSYLLTATTCVTAAYAAKNAVTQFISSLSASADVLALSKIEIKLSDIPEGKNMAFKWRGKPLFVRHRTQAEINQEAEVDLSQLRDPQHDLDRVKKPEWVILIGVCTHLGCVPIANSGDFGGYYCPCHGSHYDASGRIRKGPAPLNLEVPTYQFISDDVVVVG from the exons ATGTTGTCCGTGGCCGCCCGCTCCGGGCCCTTCGCGCCCTACCTGTCGGCCGCCGCTCACGCCGTGCCCGGCCCGCTCAAGGCGCTGGCGCCGCCGGCGCTGCGGGCCGAGAAGGTGCCGCTGGACCTGCGGCGGCCGCTGCTCTGCCGGGAGTCGCTGAGCGGCCGcgcggcccggggggggctcgTCGCCAGCGCCAGCCTCAACG cacCTGCCACCGTGCGTTGTGTCCATAATGATGTCACAGTACCTGACTTCTCTGCCTACCGTCGTCAAGATGTGCTAGATGCCACAGCATCTTCTCAAAGCAGCAGTGAAGCTAGAAAAGGGTTTTCCTACCTGCTGACTGCAACAACATGTGTAACTGCTGCGTATGCTGCTAAGAATGCTGTCACCCAGTTTATTTCCAGCCTCAGTGCTTCTGCTGATGTGCTAGCATTGTCAAAGATTGAAATCAAGCTGTCTGACATTCCGGAAGGCAAGAACATGGCTTTCAAGTGGAGGGGGAAGCCCCTCTTTGTGCGCCACAGAACCCAAGCAGAGATTAATCAGGAAGCTGAAGTTGATCTGTCTCAACTGAGGGATCCACAGCATGATTTAGACAGAGTAAAGAAGCCAGAATGGGTCATATTAATAGGTGTCTGTACTCATCTGGGTTGTGTACCAATTGCTAACTCTGGAGATTTTGGTGGTTATTACTGCCCTTGCCATGGGTCCCATTATGATGCCTCTGGCAGAATTAGGAAAGGTCCTGCTCCCCTTAACCTTGAGGTTCCAACTTACCAGTTTATTAGTGATGACGTAGTTGTTGTTGGCTGA